TGGTCGAGTTTATCCTTTGTTTCAAGTTTTTTCGGTTGGGAATAAATGATGGATGCTTTGCTGACAAAAGATGTAACAACTTGACACAAATAGgagattaaataaaattaagaaaatgacCTGAACTTAGGACATGAAATTATTAAAGAGAACCTGAAAATGACAGCGAGAACGAAAGTAAAAGCAGGGACAAGATTGCTGATGGCGGAGGCAAGCGTAGGAGAGCTATAGTTGATGCCTGTATACCCCATTATCTGTGATGTACTCCTGCACTTCCAATTATGCACTATAATATACATTATGAAAAAGCAACAAAacataattatattttgttCTAAACTAATTTGTAGAAATTTACTAGTAAGAAACATCGATGATTGATCATCAAGGCATATAGTCTAAAATGTTACTACCTACCACTGCTCCCCCGAATTATTTGCACCGTATAGCCTTTTTAAAGGTTAATATTTATATTCTGTCACTGTCGTTGCCGTAGCTAAATTTCGCCTTTAAAAGCAATTggatgattttatttttctttttcacggACAAATTTAGCCTTCTGAACTAATGTGGAACGAATTTATGTAGCGGCGTCAAAAGAGGTCATTTGTGCAAATGGCCACTCCCATTTCCCTTTCTCGATCTCTATGTAtgtaatgaaaaaaaaaattgaaaatggaATTCTGTATTGGTTCAGCACTATTGAAACAGAATTACTATTGAAGTATCAATCAACTTGTACTTTAATCTCTAATTAATTGGGGTTGATTTTTTGACAGCTCTGTATTGGCTCTCAGATCAGACACAATTCTAATATCATGCCAAATTATGTTTTGTACTAACTCACACTTaaaaaactaaatcaaaaagaGGATTGTCCAAGTGAGACTTAATTCTCGTCTTAGTTCGTCATGAGAAATGGGTCCGTTTcccattaaaaaataattaaatcaaaaaGAGGATTGTCCAAGTGAGACTTAATTCTCGTCTTAGTTCGATGTGGGAACATTCTCATCAACAAATTTAATTGATTTCCTCATGAACGAGACTAACAACATCCAATCATCCTAATTTTCTCgaaaataagcaaaaaaaaaaaattggggggggggggggggggggggttgaacATATCTACAGATTAAGAgtgaaaaaaacaagaaaaagagtCAAATTGGTACCCGATAACTCCAAGTAGAAAGATTTTGGCAAGAATTGAGCAATTGAGAGGTGGAAGTACTCTTGATCTGCAGTTAGATGATTCCAATTTTTCAAACCCCATCAGATTCTTGATCAAAATTTACACACAtgcaaaagaaaattaataagacaaaaaaaaatacctTGTGGAGAAGAAAGGAGAAGGAAGAAGTAGAAGAGCAGCAAGACCATAACTGTAAACAACAAAGACATGATTACTCATGCCTTTGTTAGTAGCAGCTTTGTAAAGTGTATTTAAACCAACATTTATACATTCCATAGTCACCATAGCTGTAAATGGCAACACTTCTTTGTAAAAAGTTGACTCTCTGTTATTGCTTcccattttttttctctctgttTTTTGCTTCCCAAATATCAATTTCTACTCGTGCCGAACATGAGCTCTACCTGCTATTTAAATCATACGAATGTGCGTTTAATAAGGACCAGAACTCAAGCAACTGTTTTTTTAGCTAAGCCTATAGTATTGAAGTTAAAAGATAAAATCTttacactttttttttattcctCAGGTCCCACATTTAAGATGACACTTTCTGGTTTTTTTTTCTGAGATGCAAATTTCATCAATTTCCAATCAGGTCCCACATCAAAAAGTATCTTTGTTCATTTTCCAATCAGACACCACTTTCAACTTGCAAAAGTTATTTTCTAATCAAACCTTCTTTTTTGCACAATTTGTAAATAGACCAAGCCTAACATTTAACTTTTCGTTTAtgattaagagcccgtttgaatgagcttaaaaaaaataatttttatgtatgaagtgcttttagaactttaaagtgctgaaagttatttttataaataagcaattgagtgtttggataaaagtgcttaaatgagaaaaaatatgtgaattttagggttaaaagaataaaaatggtagtttgagaatttagttaaaatataagagatataaaagtaatttccatggtcaaagaaaatgactttaagcacttagaaaaaaaaggttaggaatcctaactttttcatttttgactgactttaagaattttctagcttaaagttagcattaggcaaacacgtccaaaagctgaaaaggggctttaagttggttttgaccaacttaaagccaatccaaacgggctctaaatgtGGTAAACTATTTATGACTGATTTCAGGAAGTCATGAATTATATATGTGAGGAAATTGGGAATAAGAATTGATTTTATTACATCCATTGTTTGTCGGAGAATCCTAATTGGAGTCCAAAATTCTTATTAAAATCTAGCTACACGAAAAGTTTTGAAATTCCATATCCTcgattctcctttttcttcctAACATTTTCTTACATACAAAATGGATTTGGAGGCGAGTGAAAGGGTCCAAGTCGCAAGGTATAGGAAACTATCACGTCTATCTCACAATATATCTATTTTATCCTTGAGTATCATTTCTTGAAGTAGTGACAATGGAAAGATTTTCTAATTTAATCATCgttaattattaaatttaaattctacAAAACCATTTAGATCTTATaatgaatttatcttatttattaagaaaaaaactaaTAATATTTGGTTGAAATTTAATAATTGATCACATATCATTTTGCGGAAGGGCGATTATTTTAAATTGAAGGTTACATAGGTGCATATAATTAGTATGGAGTATAAAAAACATTAGATGAATGAGCACCCTAAGTAGTAGTTGTCCTCACGAGAGATGAGAGTAGTTTGTGGGAGTGATAAAAGGATGAGTGACTATATATTGTGCTTTTATGTGATAAAGTGGCAACCTACAAACTGTACATAATTGGCGTCCTTTAACGACAAACTGTACATTAAGCTAGCTTTTGCCATAAgttctcaaatatttttaataaataatttttggatGAAAGTTTTAGTGAAGTTTTATCATgcttttaattataaattttcttaaaaatatttgactgtttcaaaaatattattttataagtataaattctaaaaattattacaaatatccataagtttgtgttatcattttataatgaacgtgttctgttaaaaaaaaacttataacatagttgatatcaataaaaaacaacaacaaaataacaatatggacAAGGGCAATTCATTAATCCtaatcgaattaaaaataaattgttctTTCTTTCCAATCTCGTcattcaaactattttttttcggAGGAGATTCtaacaaattattctttttataaaaacttCTTACATTTTATGAACAATCTCTTTCCGACAATAAATGATGGCGtttatataaaatacaaaaaattgggtaatttttaaaattttactttttactaatattaattgtttatttaatttttatcatgtCAAATATTTAATCATATAGAATGGCATGTgacaagtttttttaaaaatagagagaatagaaaaaatatattatacacactactaaaatatatttctcaaactaataaatgataatttatatataaaattaacacttacaataatttagatataaaactaaaaaaaaaattaaatatacttttaataCTTATCTCTAAATTAAATAACCataaattacataaataatacAACAATTAAAGGAAtcagataaatattttttatccttAAAATTGTTGGTAAAGCAAACTCGGCCCTTCATTTGCGTCTCCCTAACACAAACCCTAGAGAGAGTATGGTGGAGGAAGCAGAAGACGCCATACTCACATATCTGAAAAACAACGATGAGATTTCCAATTCTGCAAACTTTGCAGAAGATTTTGGTTTTAGCCATGACGAGATCGTCATTGTCATTCGCAGACTCCATGGCTTTAGATTTGTCGATACTCAGGTACTTTTTTCGTCTTTCTATTAGTTGATTGTCCGTTCTATTTCTTCATCTGATTCATTCAGTATTCAATTTCATTTGgtatatttaaatttgactaGAGAAAAGAAGAAGCTACTGTTTTAATGTGATTAGATAGCTTAACTCCATGTgttcatttttaaaattattagcATTGAATCCATTATATGGGTTCGTATTCATTTCCCCATTACAAGCCAAGTGTTGCAAATTTTGTCACTGTTTTAAAGCTTTTTTTTAGTACGCTGGGTTATGCCAAAGGAGATAAGAAGCTTGCTAATATTCCCACGGAGTCAGAGAACCCGTGAATATTGAAGATGATTTGGAAGATCACACCCCATTGTGCATTATGTGGGCTgcaaaatattttctttgagGGAAATATAGATACTATTTCTTTTTGAAAGCATAGGCTTTACTTTATATATTCTTTTAGTATAGGGGCTAAAAGGTagaaaatatgaattatgttcAAGGTTTTTCGGAGACACGAGAATATAGTGGAGAAACTGTAATGTTCAGCTATTTTTAACTCCACACAGTACCATCTTGGTACTGATTTTGATAAAACTTTCTTTCTGGCTTTTATATAAAAACATCTATACAAATCATTGGTTTCACGAATGTGAAACAATATTTGAATTTATTGAATTGTGCAGGATATTAGGAGAGAGAGATGGGTGCTTACTGAAGAGGGGAAAACTTATGCTGCCGTAGGTTCTCCAGAATTTCAGCTTTTCTCAGCAGTACCACCGGAGGGGATTGCGCGGGAGGAGTTGCAGGTGGCAGCATATTCTTGGTTTTTAGTGTTTTTACTTAGTTATTTTCACTCTCCATTTCAGATTGCTTTTACATCAACAGAACAAAATTATAATTGCTGATAATAAAGATTCAAAAAGAAATGGAGAAGTCCTAATAATTTTAAACGACTTCATTAAACTAGCAGGTTTTTGGTATGTACACATTTTCATTGTTGAGTGAACTTTCTTTTGGCTAAGACCTTATCTGGATGCAGAAAAAATTGGATCCTGCAGTTTATAAAATTGGTTGCCAGCAAGCTATAAAGAACAAGTGGGTTCAGATGGAGAAGACACATGTTTCAAGGAAGGTACAGTAGGCAAATACGTAGGAGTGTAATTTTgctccttttattttattttgttggaAGTGTACTTTTGCTCATCCTCCTTTGTATGTCTAATATATCATTCTTAATTATGACCACAATTTTTTAATTGATGAAAACCTGTACCTTCTCCCAACCCTTGCCTAAAACAAAAGTCTTATATCCTTCGGTACCAAAAGATTATTCTGTTGTTTTCAGTTTCTATTATTCCATTGTTAAGCTTGGTTCTTTGTTGCTTGCTTGTCTCCCACTTGGAGAAGCTTATCTCTCTACTTCTCAATCACCAAATTCGTCCCACACAATTCATTTTGATCGGTAGTAATAATAATCCTCTCTTGCAactttaattttgttttcaaCCTCACTCTACTTAAAGTTCTTAACACCATCATAATCTACTTTCTTCTCCTACCCTTCTACTTGAGCTTGTAAGTGCAAAAATATATCTATACAATCATCCTCAAGATTATGGCCCAAGTGGCTCCAATACTTTTGAGATCAAAATATTTGGAAATCTATGAGTAGTGACCCTTCTGCTATAAGGTCTTTCTCTTTAGAAAAAAGAGGCGAGATAGTTTCATCATGTTACCTTGCCTAAATGATGAATAGCATTTTATCTATTCCTGGATCCCCAGTGGTTCTTGCTTGGGGGACTAGGATAGTCAAATAATCAGGGATCCCCTCAAGCCTCAAAATGACTATGAAGGTCTGAAAAGGCCTTTATTACTTGCATAGTTCCAGTTCTTTCGTGATAATAAGGTGCCATTTCTAGCTTATATTCAACATTATTAAACTATAACTGTCCCTCAACTTCCCTTGTGGTGGTTCCAGGATTTTTCTGTTTATCCTTCTATGTTTTGTTGTTGCTTATTGTTTGCATCTACTTCAGTTTATAGCACGGGCCTTCTTTTGTTTTACTGTTTCTTTCCTTATCTTCATCTGTTGAATGAGGTCTCTGAGAACTATAATGTAGAGGTAGCAAGTGAAGGTGACATCAACATGTGcttcttttaatactttttACAGCGATCTCCCTTTTAGTCGATTTGTTGATTTCATGTAGGTCCAACATGCTGATGACAAAGTTAAAGATTTGCTGTTACGGATACAAAATGACTAGGTATATAGTTTTGTAGTCAGTGGTCATCTTATTCCCCAGCCCTTCACTTTTTACTCACCTTTCATCTTTTCTAATAGCTCCTCCCACACAGGAAATTAGTGATGGTTTTGTCGCTAGTTGACTATTATATTAATCAATTTGCTTTTAACAAAGCAAGGCTTTGCAGACTGTCAATCAGGAGGATATTGATGCTCTAAAGCGAAGAAAACTAATAATTCAACAGTAAGTATCTATTCTTCAATAGCCTTTCTCCAGCACTTGAAGTTTGCAAGATGTAATCTTACAATTACCTTTATACGTGGTCAAATACTGGCTCTTAAATATGTTTCTTACTGCTGCTCTTTATAGGGTTTGGAAAGGAAATTCCGTAAGAAAAGGTCCCGAATATGCCCCGAAAAGGAAAAGGGCAGCTACTGATCTCACTCGGGAAAATTTATCGAGGGAAACTATTacttattaatttgaaaaacacacatttcttttttattttactctCATCGTGGTGGGTGTACTACACTCactctttattttaaaaaaattatcacatcaCACTCTAGGTGTTCAAAATATTTCatcttaacaaaaattaaataaattattagaattagtttaaattaaaaattaaagtattgCTATCTACcgtccaaaaaaattataatataatttttttattcccTCATcccaattttttagttttattattatttattaaatttcttttataatttaattaagagtttttttaaaaaagaattataaaataaatttaataaataataataaaactaaaaaattgggATGAAGGAGGATATGGTGATAGAAAGTGGAGTGAGGGAAGAAAGTGGAGTGAATGAATCAGATGACGAAATAGAACGGACAATCAACTATTAGAAAGACGAACAAAGTACCTAAGCATCAAAAATCTAAAGCCATGGAGTCTTCGAATGACATTGACGATCTCGTCATGGCTAAAGCCAAAATCTTCTGCAAAGTTTGCAGAATTAGAAATCTCATCGTTGTTTTTCAGATATGTCACTATGGCGTCTTCCGCTTCGTCCGCCATACTCTCTCTAGGGTTTGTGTTAGGGAAACGCAAATGAAGGGCCGAGTTTGCTTTACCAACAACTTTAaggttaaaaaatattttcttgattcgTTCATGCTAGTAATTGTTGTATTATTCATGTAATTTCTCGTTATTTAATTTAGAGataagtattaaaaatatatttatttttttttttagtttcatgtCTATATTATTGTAAGTGTtaatttcatatctaaattatcgtttattagtttgagaaatatATTTTAGTAGTGTGTATAAtacattttttctattttctctatttttaaaaaacttgtCACATGACATTCTATATGGATAAATATTTcacttaacaaaaattaaataaacaattaatattagtaaaaagttaaaaactaaaatatttctattcccaaagaaattattttttaaaaaaatattatttttttaaaaatatatatatatttttttcgtaCACCCCACCACCTGCCCCTCCCCCCAATTCATACTTTAACCCCTCCTCCACTTGATCCTAAAAAatgttactatttttattttttaaaaaaataaaattatatccaCCCATctaactgtcacgacccaattctgtaggccatgactggtgcccgagttgggcacccatacgtatttttagccccacttagtacattaatcgaatGAACATAGGTGATGTCCTAAGCGAGTGCATCAGCAAACCaatcgtctgtacctgcgggcatgtaatgcagcccccgaagaaagagggtcagtacagaaaatgtactgagtatataaagcatagactgaaataagtaaagtcattaccagagcagattgtgcaaaaatgagcaaaatattcaaaaatatcaaatgctgatcaaaccacatataataggttgtaataagtaaagtcattaccgcaATAGAATGTACAAAACTGAGCAAAATATCTGGAGatatcaaatgctgatcaaaacctcagataatatatgcagaaaaacatatgtcatatccggcctcattatgggactcggtgaacaaagtgtggtcgccctcccatcatcgacgccacggcacagcataacaccagagtagggaatatctccataacaaatcatatcatatcagatggtcatatcaaatcatatcatatcatatcataccacaaacatatatgtacatggcacagcataactccgtggcataacatttaccatcccatgtacatatcatacctgccccctcacgtcgggacacggcgaacaatgcagagaagtatgcacgataacatatcctggcccaggctcaatgaaggaagcattgaggcatccacgagtggagtagtgagaaactatatgcaatttaaatcacatttaagactcaatggaataatcagaatgagctatcatttaaaaattgagACGAGaatcatgtcaagtacctttcgaaagttaccttggattatatcagaataaatcttctggaatcatatagacgtatcgaagcataataaaataccttttggaaatcaagaaattggctatcctaatggctctaggaataggaacctctttgaaattatataaaagtcatatttttgtttcataaataccataccaaaacaaagattagctttacatacttatgtcaaaacatgccaaaaaaaagaaaggttttacatacttataacaaatacatgccaaaagaagagaaagtataagctttacgtacttatgacaaagacatgccaaaagaaagaaaggttcgctttacgtacctcttacggattactcttaactatgctcgcctcgtcgtctcttgaacctatttaacatgaaattaatactaaggttaataaactttcactttccaatttccaactctatatccaagtaaccataggaatcatttccttatctatgtctctcgactagtttattactagctccgaatctaTCGAAAATCGGGAAGCATCTCCCATGTAACTTGAACATCCCCGagttttcaactcggccaccatgtcaacaaccataccaacaacaacagccagcagcatgtatacaagtaaatcacttcaactttacacaatacaagctctatacaactcattccaaactacggtaccaaaatagagtttttaacctttatttcgtaaaatatgtagtcataccaaatggagggttgtgtggctgcaaccagcagaaaCCACATCCATTTTTTAGTACtttacagccctgcaacacgcaattaaaccaccaccaaactgcagcaccacaacaacaacacactacgcgacttcgatttaactactacgactttcatttagtttgtttccaacgtcaaacatccttatacatttttttccacttccaacatattttaagacatgt
The sequence above is a segment of the Solanum dulcamara chromosome 11, daSolDulc1.2, whole genome shotgun sequence genome. Coding sequences within it:
- the LOC129874817 gene encoding phenylalanine--tRNA ligase alpha subunit, cytoplasmic-like isoform X1; protein product: MVEEAEDAILTYLKNNDEISNSANFAEDFGFSHDEIVIVIRRLHGFRFVDTQDIRRERWVLTEEGKTYAAVGSPEFQLFSAVPPEGIAREELQKKLDPAVYKIGCQQAIKNKWVQMEKTHVSRKVQHADDKVKDLLLRIQND
- the LOC129874817 gene encoding phenylalanine--tRNA ligase alpha subunit, cytoplasmic-like isoform X2, translated to MVEEAEDAILTYLKNNDEISNSANFAEDFGFSHDEIVIVIRRLHGFRFVDTQDIRRERWVLTEEGKTYAAVGSPEFQLFSAVPPEGIAREELQTLSGCRKNWILQFIKLVASKL